The Anaeromyxobacter sp. Fw109-5 genomic interval GCGCAGCGCCTCGGCGAGGGCGCTCGCCGCCTGCTCGCGCTCGCCGCGCCCGTCGGCGAGCAGCGCGAGCGCGTACCACGGCTCGGGACGCGCGGGCTCGATCGCCCGGGCGGTCTCGAGGTACGCCCGGGCGGCCGACAGGTAGCCCTCGGCGGCGTAGAGCTCGCCCAGGTTCACGAGGGCGGCCTGCTGCTCCCGCGCCGTCCCGCTCGCCACCACCTCGTCGAGCAGCCGCCGCGCGGCGTCCGCGTGCCCCTCGAGCAGGTAGCTCACCGCGAGGTCGTTCAGCGCGGCGAGGCGATCGGGATCCTGGGCCAGCGCCGCCTCGAACGTCGCGCGTGCGCCCGCGAGGTCGCCCGCCCGGAGGCGCTCCGAGCCCGCGCCCGGCGGGCTGGCGAGCGTCGCGAGCATGGGGGCCGCGTCGTCGCCGGCGGCCGGACGTGCGTCCGCTCCCCCGCACGCAGCGAGGACGAGCGACGCAAGCGCCGCGGCGATGGAGGAGCGGGAGATCGGGTGCCGCACGAGGGCCTCGGCAAGCGTTCCTGGGCCGCTCCGAGTGTAGCGGTGCCCCAGAGACCGATCAAGGAAGCAGGTGGCGCAGCGGGCGCGGCGTCCACCCGGGGGTTAGGATCTGGCCGAGGCGCCGGGCGCGGCGAGGATCGGCGCGGGCGCACCCTCGAAGTCGCGAACGCTCCCCCCGGGGGCGAGCGACTCCGGCGGCGCGGGCGCGGCGAAGAACGTCCGTTGAGCCCGGCGCCTCGTTTCCCTTACATCGGCCGCAGCAGGGTGCGCGCGAATCGCGGCGCGCGCCCGGGCGGCGTCACAAGTAAGATGCCGCCCCCGAGCCGAACGCCGTGAGCACCCCCCGACCTGCCGCAGAGGAAGCCGCCCCGACCGCCCCGCGCGCCCGAGTGAGCCGCGCGCTCGAGACCGACCGCCGCGCCGACGTGGTCGGCCTCCTCGGCGCCGCGCGCGGCCTCCTCGCGCGGGACCTGCTCGCCCCGGGCCCGGCGCGGGCCCGCTCCCTGCTCGCCGTGGCCCCCGACGAGGACGACGCCGAGGCGCTCGCCCGGGATCTCGCCTTCTTCCTCGGCCCGGACGCGGTGCTGCGCCTCCCCGCCGACGCCGTGCTCCCCTACGACGATCTCTCGCCCGACCGCGGGGTCGAGATGGAGCGGCTCTCCGCGCTCGCGCGGCTCCATTTGGCCCCCGACGGCGCCAAGGCGATCGTGGTCTCCGCCCGGGCGCTCGCGAGGCGGATGGTGCCGCGGCGGGTGTTCGAGGCGGGCGCGGACCTGCTCGGCAAGGGGGTGAGCGTCGAGCGCGAGGCGCTCGCGGCGAAGCTCGTGCTGCTCGGCTTCACCCGCACCCCGCTCGTCGAGGACCCGGGCACCTTCGCGGTGCGCGGCGGGATCGTGGATCTGTGGAGCCCCGCCGATCCCGCGCCGGTGCGGCTCGAGTTCTTCGGCGACGAGATCGAGAGCTGCCGCGCCTTCGACCCGCAGTCGCAGCGGAGCGAGGGCGAGGTGGCGGAGGTGCTGCTCTGCCCGGCGCGCGAGGCGCTCTTCTCGGAGGAGGGGAAGGAGGCGGCGAAGGCGGCGGTGCGCGACGCGGCCGAGCGGGTGAACCGCCCGACCTCGCGGGTGCGCGAGGTGCTCGACGCCATCGACGCGGGCACCCCCTTCTTCGGCCTGGAGGCGCTCCTCCCCGGCTTCCATCCGGGCGGGCTCGGGACCCTGTTCGACTACCTGCCGCCCGGCACCGCGGCGTACGTGGACGACGCCTCCGGCGTGGAGGAGGCGCTCTTGGAGCTCGACGCGGAGCTCGCCCGCGAGCACGAGGCGGCGGTGCGGCGCGAGGAGCTCGCGCTGCCCCCGGCGGCCCACTTCCTCCCCGCCGCCGAGGCGCTCGCGCGCCTCGCGGAGCGCCCCGTCGTCCGGCGCCACGGCGTGTGGCTCGGCACCGCCGAGCCCATCCGCTTCTCGCTCGGCGACACCCACGCCCTGCGGGGCGAGATCGAGGCGGCCCACGGCGACGAGGGCGCGCTCGCGCCGCTCACCCGGCGGCTCGACGACTGGCGTCGCCGCGGGGTCGCGGCGGTGGTGGCCTGCGGGTCGGCCTCGACCGTGGACCGGCTCCGCCGCCTGCTCGAGGACCGGCGCCAGGCGGTGCGCGTGCACCCGGGCCAGCCCGGCGACGCGCGGGCCATCTACGATCCCGCCATCCACGCCCACGTCTTCACCGGCGAGATCTCGGCGGGGTTCGTGGACGGCGAGGGCGGGCTCGCGGTCGTCGCCGACGAGGAGATCTTCGGCCGGCGCGTCCGCAAGAAGGCGCGCCGCACCAAGGAGGAGAACGCGTTCGCGGCGGCGTTCCGCGACCTGAACGAGGGCGATCTCGTCGTGCACGTCGAGCACGGCATCGCGCGCTACCTCGGCCTCACCAAGATGCAGATCCGGGGCGTGGAGGGCGACTTCCTCGTCCTCGCGTACGACGGCGCGGACCGGCTGTACCTGCCGGTCGCGAAGCTGCGCCAGGTCCAGAAGTTCACCGGCGCCGCGCCGGAGTCGGTGCGGCTCGATCGGCTCGGCGGCCAGTCCTTCGCGCTGCGCAAGGCGCGGGTGAAGGAGCAGCTCCTCAAGATGGCCGCGGAGCTGCTCGACATCTACGCCGCGCGCGCCGCCCACCCCGGCCACGCGTTCGGGGAGCCGGACGAGATCTTCCGCGAGTTCGAGGCGGAGTTCCCCTGGGAGGAGACGCCCGACCAGGCCAAGGCCATCGCCGACGTGCTCCGGGACATGCGCAAGCAGCGCGGCGGGCCCGCCGCGGCGGCGCCGATGGATCGATTGGTCTGCGGCGACGTCGGCTACGGCAAGACCGAGGTGGCCATGCGCGCCGCGATGCTGGCGGTGCTCTCCAGGAAGCAGGTGGCGGTGCTCGTGCCCACCACCGTGCTCGCCTCCCAGCACGAGCGCACCTTCCGCGAGCGCTTCAAGGGCTACCCCGTCCGCATCGAGGCGATCTCGCGGATGAAGAGCGCCGAGGAGGTGAAGCAGGTCCTGAAGGACGTCGCCGCCGGGAAGGTGGACGTCGTCGTCGGCACCCACCGGCTCCTCGCCGCGGACGTGTCCTTCAAGGAGCTCGGGCTCGTGGTGGTGGACGAGGAGCAGCGCTTCGGCGTCGCCCACAAGGAGCGCCTGAAGAAGCTGCGCAGGCTCGTGGACGTGCTCACCCTCACCGCCACGCCCATCCCGCGCACCCTGCACATGAGCCTCGCCGGCGTGCGCGACCTCTCCATCATCGCCACGCCCCCCGAGGACCGGCGCGCCATCCGCACCTTCGTCATGAAGTTCGACCCGCAGGTGGTCCGCGAGTCGATCGAGACGGAGCTGAAGCGCGGCGGGCAGGTCTACTTCGTCCACAACCGCGTCCGCTCCATCGCGGCCATGCAGAAGTTCCTCGCCGACATCGTGCCGTCGGCGCGGGTGGGCGTCGCGCACGGGCAGATGGCCGAGGGGAAGCTCGAGGAGGTGATGAGCCGCTTCGTCCGCAAGGAGCTCGACGTGCTGCTCGCCACGAGCATCATCGAGAGCGGCCTCGACATCCCGAGCGCGAACACCATCATCGTGAACCGCGCCGACCACTTCGGGCTCGCGCAGCTCTACCAGATCCGGGGCCGGGTGGGCCGCAGCCGCGAGCGCGCCTACGCGTACCTGCTCGTCCCCGCCCGCAGGCCCGTGACGAAGGACGCGCAGAAGCGGCTGGAGGTGCTGCAGCGCTTCAGCGAGCTCGGGGCGGGCTTCA includes:
- a CDS encoding tetratricopeptide repeat protein, with the translated sequence MRHPISRSSIAAALASLVLAACGGADARPAAGDDAAPMLATLASPPGAGSERLRAGDLAGARATFEAALAQDPDRLAALNDLAVSYLLEGHADAARRLLDEVVASGTAREQQAALVNLGELYAAEGYLSAARAYLETARAIEPARPEPWYALALLADGRGEREQAASALAEALRLDDGGAARAAFAYVFPEERVHLEALVAEAAGDRALAGTRWRELSGSRFASLAAAAERHLVGE
- the mfd gene encoding transcription-repair coupling factor — its product is MSTPRPAAEEAAPTAPRARVSRALETDRRADVVGLLGAARGLLARDLLAPGPARARSLLAVAPDEDDAEALARDLAFFLGPDAVLRLPADAVLPYDDLSPDRGVEMERLSALARLHLAPDGAKAIVVSARALARRMVPRRVFEAGADLLGKGVSVEREALAAKLVLLGFTRTPLVEDPGTFAVRGGIVDLWSPADPAPVRLEFFGDEIESCRAFDPQSQRSEGEVAEVLLCPAREALFSEEGKEAAKAAVRDAAERVNRPTSRVREVLDAIDAGTPFFGLEALLPGFHPGGLGTLFDYLPPGTAAYVDDASGVEEALLELDAELAREHEAAVRREELALPPAAHFLPAAEALARLAERPVVRRHGVWLGTAEPIRFSLGDTHALRGEIEAAHGDEGALAPLTRRLDDWRRRGVAAVVACGSASTVDRLRRLLEDRRQAVRVHPGQPGDARAIYDPAIHAHVFTGEISAGFVDGEGGLAVVADEEIFGRRVRKKARRTKEENAFAAAFRDLNEGDLVVHVEHGIARYLGLTKMQIRGVEGDFLVLAYDGADRLYLPVAKLRQVQKFTGAAPESVRLDRLGGQSFALRKARVKEQLLKMAAELLDIYAARAAHPGHAFGEPDEIFREFEAEFPWEETPDQAKAIADVLRDMRKQRGGPAAAAPMDRLVCGDVGYGKTEVAMRAAMLAVLSRKQVAVLVPTTVLASQHERTFRERFKGYPVRIEAISRMKSAEEVKQVLKDVAAGKVDVVVGTHRLLAADVSFKELGLVVVDEEQRFGVAHKERLKKLRRLVDVLTLTATPIPRTLHMSLAGVRDLSIIATPPEDRRAIRTFVMKFDPQVVRESIETELKRGGQVYFVHNRVRSIAAMQKFLADIVPSARVGVAHGQMAEGKLEEVMSRFVRKELDVLLATSIIESGLDIPSANTIIVNRADHFGLAQLYQIRGRVGRSRERAYAYLLVPARRPVTKDAQKRLEVLQRFSELGAGFKIASHDLEIRGAGNLLGKDQSGQIEAVGFELYSELLDEAVRELKGEPPREDIDPDVQLPVPAFIPDPYMPDVHQRLYFYKRLAQATTDEELDEVRAEIVDRCGDPPEELDALCDVMAVKVRLRALRIRALEAGPGRLVLTLGEGAALDPFLLAKHVTASSGALRLTPDMKLVAALGGARPAAPKAAPPKGAKGPKGKAAGRPALPPVRAAAVGLVPSPAMELSTGRELLGAARELLAGLARCARPE